The Desulfuromonadales bacterium DNA segment CTCCAGTTCCTTGAACTCGCGCATCGGCCCCAGCTGCCGCACCCGTTCGGTCAGGTCAGTCACCACCTCGACCCATTTGCCCCCTTCGGCGGCGGAGACCCAGGAGAACTGCAGCCGCTGCAGGTCGACGCCGACGAAGTCGAGCAGGCCCCGAAAGGCTGCAAAGCGGCGCCGGGCGTGGAAATTGCCCGCCATGTAGTGGCAGTCGCCCGGATGGCAGCCGGAGACCAGCACCCCGTCGGCCCCCTTCTGGAAGGCGCGCAGGATGAAGACCGGGTCGATGCGGCCGGTGCAGGGGAACTTCACAACCCGCACGTTGGCCGGGTACTGCATCCGGCTGGTCCCCGCCAGGTCGGCCCCGGCGTAGGTGCACCAGGTGCAGACGAAGGCGATGATCTTGGGCTCGAAGTCGTGGTTCACTTTTTCGGCATGCATGATAATCCTCTTG contains these protein-coding regions:
- a CDS encoding hydrogenase iron-sulfur subunit, which gives rise to MHAEKVNHDFEPKIIAFVCTWCTYAGADLAGTSRMQYPANVRVVKFPCTGRIDPVFILRAFQKGADGVLVSGCHPGDCHYMAGNFHARRRFAAFRGLLDFVGVDLQRLQFSWVSAAEGGKWVEVVTDLTERVRQLGPMREFKELEQEECWSGALAAADLQEAYEAIP